One part of the Verrucomicrobiota bacterium genome encodes these proteins:
- the lhgO gene encoding L-2-hydroxyglutarate oxidase, whose product MERFDYLVIGGGIVGLTVAWTILGQRPGIRIAVLEKEDAWARHQTGRNSGVIHSGIYYQPGSLKAKLCRDGNRRLLEFCEHHGIRHEVCGKVIVATSASELPRMENLYARGIANGLAVRKLSASEVNEIEPHVSCVAGIHVPSTGIVDFVGVCRKLAELIGAQGGELRLATNVHGLRVSGSEAVLETSKGDLAARWVINCAGLHSDRVAKLAGGDPGARIVPFRGEYYELKPERRRLVRNLIYPVPDPQFPFLGVHFTRMIDGGVHAGPNAVLSLKREGYRRTSFDMRDFLDTVTYAGFWRLAAKHARSGLEEMHRSFSKKAFVRSLQKLIPDIREDDLVSAEAGVRAQALRPDGKLVDDFLILRRPPAVHVCNAPSPAATACLEIGRAIAAQIPELRGDASMNALT is encoded by the coding sequence ATCGGTGGAGGGATCGTCGGTTTGACGGTGGCGTGGACCATTCTAGGCCAGAGACCCGGGATCCGAATCGCGGTGCTCGAAAAGGAGGATGCCTGGGCCCGCCATCAAACCGGCCGGAACAGCGGCGTCATCCACTCGGGCATTTACTATCAACCGGGCAGCCTCAAAGCGAAATTGTGCCGCGACGGTAACCGGCGGTTGCTGGAATTCTGCGAACACCACGGCATCCGTCACGAAGTCTGTGGCAAAGTGATCGTCGCCACGAGCGCATCCGAGCTTCCCCGGATGGAGAACCTGTACGCGCGGGGAATTGCGAATGGTTTAGCCGTCAGGAAGCTGAGCGCTTCCGAAGTCAATGAGATCGAGCCGCACGTGAGTTGCGTCGCGGGAATCCACGTTCCGTCCACGGGCATCGTGGACTTTGTCGGCGTCTGTCGAAAGCTGGCGGAGTTGATCGGAGCTCAGGGGGGCGAACTGCGGTTGGCCACGAACGTGCACGGCTTGCGGGTGTCCGGCAGCGAGGCGGTTCTCGAGACGTCAAAGGGTGACTTGGCGGCGCGTTGGGTGATCAATTGCGCCGGCTTGCACAGCGATCGCGTGGCGAAGCTGGCCGGAGGCGATCCCGGCGCCCGGATTGTGCCTTTCCGGGGTGAATACTATGAGTTGAAACCCGAACGCCGTCGCCTCGTGCGTAACCTTATCTACCCGGTGCCCGATCCTCAATTCCCGTTCCTGGGAGTTCATTTTACTCGCATGATCGATGGCGGCGTCCATGCCGGACCCAATGCCGTGCTCAGTTTGAAGCGGGAAGGGTACCGCCGCACGTCGTTTGATATGCGAGATTTTCTGGACACCGTGACCTACGCGGGGTTCTGGCGGTTGGCGGCGAAGCACGCGAGATCGGGACTTGAAGAAATGCATCGATCTTTCAGCAAAAAAGCATTCGTTCGCAGCCTGCAAAAACTGATTCCTGACATCCGTGAAGATGACCTGGTCAGCGCGGAGGCAGGCGTCCGCGCGCAGGCCTTGCGTCCCGACGGCAAGCTGGTGGATGACTTTTTGATCCTTCGCCGCCCGCCTGCGGTTCACGTGTGTAACGCGCCGTCTCCGGCGGCCACGGCCTGCCTGGAAATAGGGCGGGCGATTGCCGCGCAAATCCCTGAACTCAGAGGCGATGCTTCGATGAATGCATTGACCTGA